A single window of Lysobacter oculi DNA harbors:
- a CDS encoding HIT domain-containing protein, translating to MADLFELDARLAGDTHRLARWPLCDVLLMDDARYPWLILVPRIAGARELIDLDEADRLQLWREIDAASLAMRDAFAPDKLNIGALGNVVSQLHIHVIARYTHDDAWPAPVWGAHPRQPRDAHTRSAITAHILPALPRFAFEESR from the coding sequence ATGGCTGACCTGTTCGAACTCGACGCCCGCCTCGCCGGCGATACCCATCGCCTCGCGCGCTGGCCGCTGTGCGATGTGTTGTTGATGGACGACGCCCGCTATCCGTGGCTGATCCTGGTACCGCGCATCGCCGGCGCACGCGAATTGATCGACCTGGATGAGGCCGACCGCCTGCAGCTCTGGCGCGAGATCGATGCAGCATCGCTCGCGATGCGCGATGCCTTCGCGCCCGACAAACTCAACATCGGCGCGCTCGGCAACGTGGTGTCGCAACTGCACATCCACGTCATCGCCCGATACACGCATGACGATGCCTGGCCGGCCCCGGTCTGGGGTGCGCATCCCCGCCAGCCGCGCGATGCCCATACACGCAGCGCGATCACCGCGCACATCCTGCCCGCCCTCCCCCGTTTCGCTTTCGAGGAATCCCGTTGA